In Marinifilum sp. JC120, the sequence TATCGGTCTGGGTATTAACTATTCCGCTTATCTTGCCGAAATCATCAGGGCCGGTATCGAGTCCATTGATGATGGTCAGACCGAAGCTGCAAAAGCTATCGGCATGACCTACGGCCAGACCATGCGCCGGGTCATTATCCCGCAGACTTATAAGCGTATTATCCCGCCTATTGCTAATGAATTCATCGCACTGATCAAAGACACCGCACTTGTTTCCACCATCGCTATGGTCGAACTTATGCGCGCTGCGGATCAGATGTTCAATGCATATTTCAATGTGACCGTGCTGGTGATGGCCGCTGTCATTTATCTTATTTTTACCTCCGTATTCACCTTCGTTTTCGAGAAGATCGAGTACAAGGTCGGGGTATACGAGAGGCGTTAAATGGAAACAATTTTAGAACTTAAAAAAGTCGTCAAGCGGTTCGGTGAGCTTACTGCGGTCAATAATATTGATCTCAAAATTAAGCGTAGAGAGAAAGTGGTTATCGTCGGCCCCAGTGGGTCCGGTAAATCCACTCTGCTACGGACCATGAACTTCCTCGAAACCATTGATTCCGGGGAAATTCAGTTCGAAGGCAAGCCCTGCGGGTACATCTATAAAGATGGCAATCCGGTGCTTGACTCCCAGAAGAATCTCTGCGCCCTGCGTTCCGAGATAGGCATGGTCTTTCAGCAGTTCAACCTTTTTCCGCACATGACAGCTCTTCAGAACGTTATGGAAGGGCAGGTTACCGTGCTTGGCAAGTCCAAGGATGAAGCCCGTGAGGTTGCACTCCAGATGCTGGAGAAAGTAGGCCTCTCTGATCGTGCTACCGTTTATCCGGTAACCCTTTCCGGCGGGCAGAAGCAGCGCGTGGCTATTGCCCGTGCTCTGGCTATGAAGCCTAAGATGATGCTTTTTGACGAGCCTACTTCCGCGCTGGATCCGGAACTGGTCGGCGAGGTTTTCGATACCATCCGCTCGCTGGCTGATGACGGCATGACCATGGTTATTGTTACCCATAATATGGGTTTCGCCCGTGAGGTTGCCGATACCGTAATCTTCATGGAGACCGGGGACTTCATAGCCAAAGGTACTCCCAAAGAGTTCTTTTCTGCTGAGACAAGGCATCCCCGAATCAAGGAATTCATGGATAAGTTGTTGTAAGGAAATTTGAAATTTATCTGTTTGGAGACCGTAATATCTTTCATGATATTGCGGTCTTTTTTTATTTTGTTTTGTGGTATTTGATGGGTGTCAGTTTAGATAAACTTGAATCCCAAGGAGCATCAGATGAAACTTACCGGCCAACGTGTTTTAATGTTTATCGACAATGTTTTTGAGGATATGGAACTTCTTTATCCTTACTATCGTTTGATTGAGGAAGGCGCGGAGGTAGTTGTTGCCGGGCCTGAATATGGCGAGATTTATACAGGTAAGAATGGTTACCCCTTTCGTTCAACAGCAGCCATTGAAGACATGAACGCTGCTGATTTTGACCTACTGGTCATTGCTGGAGGT encodes:
- a CDS encoding amino acid ABC transporter ATP-binding protein; translated protein: METILELKKVVKRFGELTAVNNIDLKIKRREKVVIVGPSGSGKSTLLRTMNFLETIDSGEIQFEGKPCGYIYKDGNPVLDSQKNLCALRSEIGMVFQQFNLFPHMTALQNVMEGQVTVLGKSKDEAREVALQMLEKVGLSDRATVYPVTLSGGQKQRVAIARALAMKPKMMLFDEPTSALDPELVGEVFDTIRSLADDGMTMVIVTHNMGFAREVADTVIFMETGDFIAKGTPKEFFSAETRHPRIKEFMDKLL